The window ATTTGCTTAATTCAAAGTTTTTGCTTGCgtctaaaaatgtatttaaaaataataaacgttGGGCACAAAATACTTTTTAgaaacttattttttattttcgtgCAAAAATATTATGCATGTTTAATGCCATCTTGATTAAACTGCTTTGATTAGCCATATGATGTAGAAACTGTATTAATACATCGTAAATTAAAACTATTGTAtgcatttatattaaatatgcaTTGTGTTGCCGTGGTCAACattgttgtatttttgtgttagtaATGATGTAGATAGTATAATTTAAACTAATTAGAGATAATGGTATATtggttttatttgaaatgtatgGGGGTAGCCTTTTTTCAACTTTATTCATTGTTGATGCTTAACTATGATAAAATTGTGTTCTGTGTGTTCGTAAGATGAAAAAATTATGTTAATTCATGTTTTAATACAGATAATGGTAATTGACACAGTTATGTTATTGCCTGATGCATAATTAGTTTGAAGCAATTTTCAAATATGAGCATTAAGTAATGTATCTGTTTTATTGAACAATACGTTGATTGTACACATAATTTAGTCCTATAACTACGAATTCCATATATAAGTTTAACAAACCACCATATTAGCATCGGTTAGTGTGAGCGGGCTAGAATCCTCGATACTACATGGGTTACTTAACATCCCTGTTCTACGTATAAAGAACAACTGAAAATTTATGGTGTGCTACATCAGATGACGctggtagtttggtccttttaATGTTACAGCCCGTGTGCCAAAAATCTtagtaatttatatttttccctatatattctatgtatttttacacATTTTCTCTAGATTTTTCCTGGCATATAATCTTCTTTTTATGCATTTTTTAGTAGGGGGGAAAAACCGTATTTCCATAAACCACCGCAAAACTTTATCGTTGCAATTTTTTGTGTATCAGTAATAAAGAAGAAAATTGGGACTGTCACAAATATGTTTAAGTGGTGGCTTCaacttaaaatatattatataaataaaatatactttttgaaaaacaaaatatcgaATAATTACTACAACCAATCTATGAGCTGAAAGTGTTagaaataattttctttcaaGTATGCCAATAATGGATTTTAAATATCTGCCAATAATTATGGAGATCAGGAAAAATCAAAGATAATAATGTAATATTACATTGACGATATATgggaaaaataaatattacgaAACACAGATCGCTTCTCTGTACTCATTTTCAAAGCGGAGTCTCTGCCGACCTGTGAATGTCGTATCCAGTCTTATTTTCTCCCGACCATAGCATTCAGTTTCTATATGGGTGGAATTTTTTCTCGACATTGATAGTTACCCCTGACAATAACCGACTATGGTACAGGGGGGTGGAGAATAAACTGATCAGGGGAGTTGTTTCACATGTGCTTAAATCAGAGGATGATGGCAGGTTCTGTGGAATAATTATGACAAGTTATATGCATATCTTTGAGTATCATCAGAGAGGTCCGCGGTTGGTCATACATTGTAATCAACGTGATATATGGTTAATTTATCGAAACCCTTGTCATTTTGActtgttacgtatacactacgTGAGTTAAATGCAAACAAGCCACAGACTGTTTGCCCGATTACATGTCCATTCCCCACAGTGCGATGTTCCAAAGTATATGAATTTTAAGCCATTGTTATACGCACACTTATCAtagattaatttatatttttatatttgttagGTAGTCCAATAATAACTGGTAGGTACATTAAGTTGTTCTTCTCttgatatatacttatataaatacCGATTGGGGCAATGctataatatttgatatatctAATATAAGAAACGTTTAATAAGACATTCATTTTGCAGATGTTtttatctttgtaaaatttGCAACCTTTATCTGATAATTTCTATGATTGtgaataattgttttttaagaATCACCACTAATTGATTAATAAGCAGCATACTTAATAGTTAGTTTTGATTTTAGtgccaaaaaaaaatataataaaataacaattttatcCGCAGGTTTTCATTTAGGTCTTTGATTAGCATGCATTAAACAATCACTTAAAATCTTATATAATAGTTCTTTCTAATAATTAATCCAAATATAGTGATGAGTGGCAAAAGTTCTGTTTCAGTTGTAAATTTACATCAATTAggattttattttctgttttaattgttttaaaatcgaaattttacataattattttttataaagggagataacctgcTTTTGCATACTccattcacacacaacacacataatACAAGATACAGCTATTATTTTAATACAAggaacatgttatattactaattAGACCAAATGTTACACAGATATTGACAGACAATGACCATCCAGTCCATTGTgtgaatatatattacacttgTCATTGCTCTCAATTACTGTTAAATTTcctgaaataattgaaaatatacatgtatattcttttAATAAGATAAGTGTATGCTGTATATAGAAGTAAAACAAAGTAACAGTATTAAAACAACCATGCTCAAACAAAATACTCCAAGTATATCTTTATCAGAGGATAATTAGAGTAGAATTTATACAACGTTATTcaaatgttgttggttttttttttttttttttaaagagaatcttaaaatttcaaaagcttATTTCAAAAACTTATGTCAAAAACTTATGTCATGGCTAATTTAAATCATAATAGAGATATAAAAACGTCTAGATTTACCATTATATAATAGGTGAACATCGTGAAGTAACTGTCTGTTTATAGTTTTCATTCACAGTCAGGACAGCCTTGAAgaagaatattgatatcaatatggtTATGATTTGCATAACTACTAATGGAGGTGAACAGGGAAAGTCTATGTTGGTCATATAAAGGACATTCGAGGAAATAGTGGGAtatagtttcattttcaaaagaacaAGCACAAGATGTATCATCAGATAGATGGTCAGACAGTATATAGGTGGGAATTAAGATTACTACACAAATTTCTAAGTTGACAAAGAATAAATATTAGCTCTTCTATCACCttcatgttttaaaaattttggTCGACTTCAATTACAACTGGGGGGACATCTTTATTAAGTTGGTGTTTTAAGGCTGAGAGAGAAGGAGAGTTAAAGAGATTGTTATCAGAAGTGTTTATAATGCCGGACACATTTAGTGGGATtgaaactatcaaaataattattagttcTGCATATTGGTGGATTTAAATATTCTTGTTTGTCTGAGAGCATAgccattattgttttgattgttAATGTTATTGAAAGGATTTAGGATATCTTGTAAGTATTAGTGGTGATAGGCCATGCATATTTTTTTGTACATCATTATTAGTTTTTGTTTGTGTCTTCTTACTGATAGTGTTTCCCATCCAAGTTACTGTATACAGTTTTAATTGTGAGATGTTCCAGACCTAAGTCCTGTAATAATTCTGGCTGCTTCTAATTGGACAGATTCTAAAAGGTCTTTTGATTGTTGCGTGCAATTATCCCATATTATATCTGCGTATTCTAAGATTGGCCTAATAAATGctgtgtaaattttaattaatgactgacgatttactttatttttaatgtaacgAAGAATGTTTAATCTACTGTATGCTTTTTCATATATGTTAAGGATATGTTGTTTCCATGATGCATCGTCCTTTAGTGTAAGCCCTAAGTGTTTTGTGTTCAGATGTGTCAGTAATTTGATTGTTTTGGAAGTTTATTGGGGGgctgtttttgttatgttttctgGGAAAATAGTACTGATTTAGTTTTGTTAGGGGTTAAATTTGATGTCCCAATGTTTTATTGCCCATTTCACTAATGTTAGAGAGGTCAGTTGTTAGTGCTTGAGCTGCTTGTGCTAGGGTTTTCATCTATAATTAACGTACAAGGAGGTGTCATCTGCAAAAAGTTTGATATTAGTTGAAAGATTATCAGTGATATCGTTGATGTAGAGGAGGAAAAGAAGAGGCCCGAGTACTGATCCCTGGGGTACCCCAGCATTTACAACCTTGAACTGTGAATAGTAGCCTTCTGTGGTCACTCTTTGTAATCTATCAGATAGGTAATTGTCGAACCATAGAAGTTAAAATTTCCATTTATTCCATAAATCTGGAGTTTTGGTAAAAGACCTTTATGCCATACTCTGTCAAAAGCTTTACttatatacacaaaaaataaatcgaAGTTCCTTACCCTGGGTCcatattgctaacaatttctttataaataaacaatagttGATTAACAGTGGAAATCACCTGGTATGAAGCCAAGACTGATGCTTAGTAATTATATAGAGTTGTCCCTTTAGATAGTTGTAgagatatttttaaatattttttttccattattttactgaaacaaGAGTGTTATCGAGATAGGTCTATAATTTTGAACATCATTAGATGACCCATTCCCTTTATATATAGCATTTATCATTTGATTGTTTCCAACTAATTGGAATTATTCCTGAATCCAGAGTTTTATTAAATAGAAGACTGAGAGGGAGAATAAGTGAGTTACACAAATGTTTTACTATTTTAGGAACTATACCGTCTGGTCCAGggggtttatttacattaagATTACTATATTTGGTCAGATACATCTGGTTGAGTGATTTGAATATTAGTAAGTGAGTAAGGTATATAGGGCTGTGCTAACTGAGGTAATTCAAGGTTTGGTGAAGATGtagaaatattactaaaatGATTATTCAGGATTTCTGCTTTATCAATAGGATGATTGATGGTTTGATTATCAGATTCAAGAGGTGGAATAGAAGAGGATTTATTAGTGAAGTTAGTGATAGATTTTGCTATCTTCCACCATTTGTCTGGAGGGACTGAGTTTTCATTTAGACAATTTTCAAGCTTTTTGATGTAGTTTTTTTTAGCCACACGGATCAAGTCGATTGTTTCATTCCTAAGATAACGAAATCGTTCCCAGTAGTGGGGGGTATTAATTATTTTAGCTTTTCTATGTATTCTATTGCGTTGTTCTCATTTTTAATCTGATGGTTATTATTTCATTCCAGGGCTTATCATTTGGGCGCACAGTTAATGATTTTGGTCGGAATGAAACTGTTGATCTTGTTCGGTGTGATTGAGTCTATATATAAATGAGTTAAATGTGTCTGGGTCTTGAAGTGTTGATAAGTTCAACCAGTCAATATTAAGGAGAGCATTATTCATACTTTCAAAATCAGCTTcgttatattttaatatagtttttttataaGTCACCTGTTTAAAAAACAGTTAAGAGAAAATTTGAGCATGAACTGATGAATGGTCACTACAGAATGGTGGTGATACAAAAGTATTAGTTATTAGGGTTGGGGTTGTTTTGTAAGGATAATATCAATGGAAGTGGCACTATCAGGTGTTATTCTTGTAGGTTCATTGATAAGGCTAGCAAGGTTATGTTTAATAAGGAGTCTTGATAAATGATCATTTAGTGGTAAATTTAGCATATCAACATTAATATCACCTGTAAGTATAACATCTAGTGAAGTATCAGTAGCTCTAGTTAATGTATCGTCAAGTTTATCCCAGTAATCAATATTACTATCAGGTCTATATACACAGCCAAGGAgaaatttatgattatttattaGAACCTCTAACCAGAGTAACTCAACATCATCTCTTTCCAAATCCCTTCTTCTCTTCAACACGAcagtatttttataataaacaataaccCCACCCCCCCCGGCCCAGTTGTTCTATCCTTTCTGTAAGGAGCGACATTAAATGGTTGCATTTTGAATGTCATTATCAGATATCATAGGATTTTAAGTGAGATTCAGTTATACATACAATGTCATTATCTTCTAGCTCTACTTCGATCAGAGAGAGGTTTTATTTCTAAGTGACCGTGCATTTAAGTGAACAAGATTTAGATTCTGTAATGGTCCAGGATTACTCTCTATGTCATTACAACAGGATAATATTATAGGAAGTGAAATCAGtagataaaaaatgttaataatataaatatttatcattaaaaaattaaagtgATAATAAAAGCCATGACATATTTCCTTAACGATATCTTGGAGTTTAGAGAAATGCCAGCGATTGAAATAGATCGTAGTCCAGAAAATCTGGACATCAATAAAAATTACGCTACCCATTATCGATGATGAAAGAGTGGATAGGACAGGCTGATCTTACTTCGTTCCACCACTGATGCCGGAGAATTCTGTATCACCCTTCTTTACAAAGCCAGATCTAGTCCTCCTAATACCGCTGATGCCATTTAGGTCAGCGTAACCTTTCCTTACAATGTCAGATCTAGCTCTCCTTATACCACTTAGGCCATCTAGGTCTGCGTAACCCTTCTTTTCAACAATGCCAGATCTAGCCTTCCTCATACCACTTAGGCCATCTAGGTCTGCGTAACCCTTCTTTTCAATGCCAGATCTAGCTCTCCTAATACCACTGAGGCCATCTAGGTCTGCGTAACCCTTCTTTTCAATGCCAGATCTAGCTCTCCTAATACCACTGAGGCCATCTAGGTCTGCGTAACCCTTCTTTTCAATTCCAGATCTAGCTCTCCTAATACCACTGAGGCCATTTAGGTCAGCGTAACCTTTCTTTACAATGTCAGATCTAGCTCTCCTAATACCACTAAGGCCATCTAGGTCTGCGTAACCCTTCTTTTCAATGCCAGATCTAGCTCTCCTAATACCACTGAGGCCATTTAGGTCTGCGTAGCCCTTCTTTACAAGGCAAGATCTAGCTCTTCTTATACCGCTGAGGCCATCTAGGTCTGCGTAAGCCTTCTTTTTCAATCCCAGATCTAGCTCTCCTAATACCACTGAGGCCATCTAGGTCTGCGTTACCTTTCTTTACAATGTCAGATCTAGCTCTCCTAATACCACTAAGGCCATCTAGGTCTGCGTAACCCTTCTTTTCAATGCCAGATCTAGCTCTCCTAATACCACTGAGGCCATCTAGGTCTGCGTAACCCTTCTTTTCAATCCCAGATCTAGCTCTCCTCACACCACTGAGGCCATCTAGGTCTGCGTAACCCTTCTTTACAAGGCCAGATCTAGCTCTCCTAATACCACTGAGGCCATCTAGGTCTGCGTAACCCTTCTTTTCAATTCCAGATCTAGCTCTCCTAATACCACTGAGGCCATCTAGGTCTGCGTAACCCTTCTTTTCAATGCCAGATCTAGCTCTCCTAATACCACTGAGGCCATTTAGGTCAGCGTAACCTTTCTTTGCAATGTCAGATCTAGCTCTCCTAATACCACTAAGGCCATCTAGGTCTGCGTAACCCTTCTTTTCAATCCCAGATCTAGCTCTCCTAATACCACTGAGGCCATCTAGGTCTGCGTAACCCTTCTTTTCAATGCCAG of the Argopecten irradians isolate NY unplaced genomic scaffold, Ai_NY scaffold_1122, whole genome shotgun sequence genome contains:
- the LOC138313964 gene encoding collagen alpha-1(IV) chain-like, whose amino-acid sequence is MASGGIRRARSGIEKKGYADLDGLSGIRRARSGIEKKGYADLDGLSGIRRARSDIAKKGYADLNGLSGIRRARSGIEKKGYADLDGLSGIRRARSGIEKKGYADLDGLSGIRRARSGLVKKGYADLDGLSGVRRARSGIEKKGYADLDGLSGIRRARSGIEKKGYADLDGLSGIRRARSDIVKKGELDLGLKKKAYADLDGLSGIRRARSCLVKKGYADLNGLSGIRRARSGIEKKGYADLDGLSGIRRARSDIVKKGYADLNGLSGIRRARSGIEKKGYADLDGLSGIRRARSGIEKKGYADLDGLSGIRRARSGIEKKGYADLDGLSGMRKARSGIVEKKGYADLDGLSGIRRARSDIVRKGYADLNGISGIRRTRSGFVKKGDTEFSGISGGTK